In Calothrix sp. PCC 7507, one DNA window encodes the following:
- a CDS encoding VgrG-related protein — MGTYIAEPMLQIDGSDASSELLEDILQISVEESLHQPGMFTLVIRNDYFPGREEDSAWRHQDLFAIGKSVKIGFKSSITQAQEFSEQGQGYILQGEITAIETQFNSESQAPLIIRGYDTSHRLHRGRFNRSFQNAKDSDIAKKIAGEVGISIGTVDDSGGPHGFDDPPGYIFQKNQTNMEFLHERAARIGFELFVQDNKLHFRKPTAGDTLNLKWLKNIHSLAVRVTSAEQINSVQVRAWDYSQKKVIVSNKNAPQIVTAIDFGKGSSTSNSFNGKPSSPTMIIVDRPVSTVDEADAIAQGVCNEIAGDFVHADGKGEGNPLLRTGKVVKLEGMGKYSGNYYVSQTRHLYQEGTYTTEFSVRGLRGNNWLPRITQSNLQPGQTPLVGIVTNNNDPQKWGRVKVKFPTLTEDHQSNWARVVGTGAAGDRGFDCLPEINDEVLVAFEHGDIHRPYIIGGVWNGKDAPPETVEKSVADGKVRLRTFKTRLGHKLQFVEEDKDSSKSGCYMETTKAHKFHMNDSDKFVETKTTDGHYMRLDDKDKKIEIKTNGGHQVLMDDQGKNIKIKTNGGHQITMEDTGKEIAIKTTNGQKITMSDTSNSISIEALQTISIKAPMEIKLESGPSSIKIAPSGIEMQTPAKISGQAGGMLDFKAAGTANMKAGGAMSLQAGAALSIQAGASCSVQSGAALNLQAGAAAALMAAITASVTAPLIRLNC; from the coding sequence ATGGGAACTTATATTGCAGAACCGATGTTGCAGATTGATGGCAGCGATGCTTCCTCAGAACTACTTGAGGATATTCTGCAAATATCTGTTGAAGAAAGCCTGCATCAACCAGGAATGTTTACTTTAGTGATTCGCAACGATTACTTTCCTGGTCGAGAAGAGGATTCAGCTTGGCGTCACCAAGACTTATTTGCAATCGGTAAATCGGTAAAAATTGGTTTTAAATCTAGCATTACACAAGCACAAGAATTTTCTGAGCAGGGGCAAGGCTACATTCTCCAAGGGGAAATCACAGCTATAGAAACTCAGTTCAATAGTGAATCCCAAGCACCTCTAATTATTCGCGGTTATGATACATCTCACCGCTTGCATCGGGGACGCTTCAATCGCTCTTTTCAGAATGCTAAAGACAGCGATATTGCCAAAAAAATTGCTGGTGAAGTGGGAATATCTATCGGCACGGTTGATGATAGTGGCGGACCTCACGGTTTTGACGATCCTCCTGGATATATTTTCCAGAAAAATCAGACTAATATGGAATTTTTGCACGAGAGAGCAGCCAGAATTGGCTTTGAGCTTTTTGTACAAGATAACAAACTGCACTTTCGTAAACCTACAGCAGGAGATACTTTAAACCTCAAATGGTTAAAAAATATTCATAGTTTAGCAGTGCGTGTCACGAGTGCCGAGCAAATAAATTCCGTCCAAGTCCGAGCTTGGGACTATAGCCAAAAAAAAGTAATTGTCTCTAATAAAAATGCGCCCCAAATAGTTACAGCAATAGATTTTGGTAAAGGTAGTAGCACCAGTAACAGCTTTAATGGTAAGCCAAGTTCGCCAACAATGATTATCGTCGATCGCCCGGTTTCTACTGTTGATGAAGCAGATGCGATCGCCCAAGGTGTATGTAACGAGATTGCTGGAGACTTCGTTCATGCAGATGGTAAAGGCGAAGGCAATCCTTTATTGCGGACAGGAAAAGTGGTAAAACTAGAGGGAATGGGTAAATATAGCGGTAACTATTACGTTTCTCAGACCCGTCATTTATATCAAGAAGGTACTTACACAACAGAATTTAGCGTTCGAGGTTTGCGAGGAAATAATTGGTTACCTCGCATTACCCAAAGTAATTTACAACCAGGTCAAACGCCTTTAGTGGGCATTGTGACTAACAATAACGATCCCCAAAAATGGGGCAGAGTCAAAGTGAAATTTCCCACCTTGACTGAAGACCACCAAAGCAATTGGGCGAGAGTTGTGGGAACAGGAGCAGCAGGCGATCGCGGCTTTGACTGTCTACCAGAGATTAATGATGAAGTGTTAGTAGCTTTTGAACATGGCGACATCCATCGCCCTTATATAATTGGGGGAGTTTGGAACGGTAAAGATGCACCACCAGAAACTGTGGAAAAATCGGTTGCTGATGGCAAAGTCCGCCTCAGAACATTTAAAACTCGCTTAGGTCATAAACTGCAATTTGTGGAAGAAGATAAAGATAGCAGTAAATCTGGCTGTTATATGGAGACGACAAAAGCGCATAAATTCCACATGAATGATAGCGATAAATTTGTGGAAACTAAAACCACAGACGGTCATTATATGCGTTTAGACGATAAAGATAAGAAGATAGAAATTAAAACAAATGGTGGTCATCAGGTGCTGATGGATGACCAAGGTAAAAACATCAAAATTAAAACGAATGGTGGACATCAAATAACAATGGAGGACACTGGTAAAGAAATTGCAATTAAAACCACTAACGGTCAAAAAATAACTATGAGTGATACCAGCAATAGTATTAGCATAGAGGCACTGCAAACAATTAGTATAAAAGCGCCTATGGAAATTAAATTAGAATCAGGGCCAAGCAGTATAAAAATTGCCCCCAGTGGGATTGAAATGCAAACCCCGGCTAAAATCAGCGGACAGGCAGGGGGAATGCTAGATTTTAAGGCTGCGGGTACTGCAAATATGAAAGCTGGAGGAGCAATGTCACTTCAGGCTGGGGCTGCTTTATCAATACAGGCTGGTGCTTCTTGCAGCGTGCAATCTGGTGCAGCGCTAAATTTACAAGCAGGGGCTGCGGCTGCTCTGATGGCAGCTATCACTGCTAGCGTTACAGCACCTTTGATTCGACTTAATTGTTAA
- a CDS encoding PAAR domain-containing protein has protein sequence MLPVAVLGDLASGSPIIGPGAPNVLVMGRPIACMGDAVAGPTIATGVLTMPSSVTVLACGRPVAHMGTMAVGVTPPIPVPVPISLPVIATGVTVLVAP, from the coding sequence ATGTTACCAGTCGCAGTCTTAGGGGATCTGGCTAGTGGCAGTCCGATAATTGGACCGGGAGCGCCAAATGTCCTAGTGATGGGAAGACCCATAGCTTGTATGGGAGATGCTGTGGCAGGGCCCACCATTGCCACTGGGGTACTAACTATGCCTTCTTCTGTAACTGTTCTTGCCTGTGGTCGTCCCGTAGCGCACATGGGGACGATGGCTGTAGGAGTGACTCCGCCAATACCAGTGCCAGTACCAATATCCTTGCCTGTGATTGCAACCGGGGTGACAGTGTTAGTTGCACCTTAA
- a CDS encoding putative baseplate assembly protein has product MEFDFLPKLPKSDLDDRTFKDLVEECILRIPRYCPEWTNYNPSDPGITLIELFAWLTDQMMLRFNQVPRRNYVAFLELLGVRLQAPTPARTDVTFYLSASLPETYTIPEGTEVATLRTETEEAIVFSTDRQLEIGKPSIRHFLTAQITEDFPQILRDRFTGLWTLSPDGQWSGRELAFFNEQPHPGNCFYLVFEPGQPIDGNVIAVNFKGEAATSTGINPEAPPRRWEAWNGRSWEPVLLRETDDRTKGFSFSELARTGGNPLQGADIVLHLPQFWPVTQFSTYQGRWLRCIYADPLPNQPSYISSPRIVGLSVRSIGGSVAASQSELITNEPLGESNGKPGQTFQLMGFPVLERKETEYILVTPPGELPQRWREVMDFANSVPQDRHYIIDSRTGTVQFGPLIREPGQIQQQTLLRARFQMTEPAERERLLNSGIGEETVNSLERQYGAVPPRGSSISMVAYRIGGGVKGNVQVGSIRVLKNSLPYVASVVNYKPGRNGKNAESLEEAAIRVPAMLRTRDRAVTAEDFEALAIKASGGAIARVRCLPAKAITEAGIVRLLLLPQANTDGIARAQGMEPEQFALSPQLTEQILDYLNERRLLGVQVRLQEPEYVGVAVQTEVALEPEYSHSRAQQEILSKLQVALYRFLNPLTGGPEGKGWPFGRPVYPSDIVTLFQQISGVRYLGVVQLFELRKQGTNWVRSLPQNPVIDPGPLGLVCSWQNPQLRSGHIINLI; this is encoded by the coding sequence GTGGAATTTGATTTTCTACCCAAGTTACCGAAGTCGGATTTAGACGATCGCACTTTTAAGGACTTAGTAGAAGAGTGCATTCTCCGCATTCCTCGTTACTGTCCTGAATGGACAAATTACAACCCCAGCGATCCGGGAATTACCCTAATTGAACTGTTTGCTTGGTTAACAGACCAAATGATGTTGCGGTTCAATCAAGTTCCCAGACGCAATTATGTGGCTTTTCTGGAGTTACTAGGGGTTCGCTTGCAAGCACCAACTCCGGCGAGGACGGACGTGACTTTTTATCTGAGTGCGTCTCTGCCTGAGACTTATACAATTCCTGAGGGAACAGAAGTAGCAACACTGCGGACAGAAACCGAAGAAGCGATCGTCTTTAGCACCGATCGCCAGTTAGAGATCGGCAAGCCCAGCATTCGTCATTTTCTCACGGCACAGATTACAGAAGATTTTCCGCAAATATTGCGCGATCGCTTTACGGGATTGTGGACACTCAGTCCTGATGGCCAGTGGAGCGGCAGAGAGCTAGCATTTTTTAACGAACAACCCCATCCTGGCAATTGCTTTTATCTAGTGTTCGAGCCAGGACAGCCTATTGACGGCAATGTCATCGCAGTTAACTTTAAGGGAGAAGCTGCCACATCTACTGGCATCAACCCAGAAGCACCGCCGCGTCGCTGGGAAGCCTGGAATGGCAGGTCTTGGGAACCAGTTTTACTGCGAGAAACAGACGATCGCACTAAAGGTTTCAGTTTCAGCGAACTAGCGCGTACTGGTGGCAATCCGCTACAAGGTGCAGATATCGTGCTGCATCTGCCCCAGTTCTGGCCTGTGACCCAGTTTTCCACTTATCAGGGTCGTTGGCTGCGTTGCATTTATGCTGACCCCTTACCCAATCAACCAAGCTACATTAGCTCTCCCCGCATTGTCGGCCTGTCTGTGCGCTCTATTGGCGGTAGTGTGGCAGCCAGCCAAAGCGAATTAATCACCAATGAGCCGCTAGGAGAAAGCAACGGCAAACCAGGGCAAACATTTCAGTTAATGGGTTTTCCGGTTCTGGAGCGCAAAGAAACAGAATATATTCTAGTTACTCCACCTGGGGAACTGCCCCAAAGATGGCGCGAGGTGATGGATTTTGCTAATTCAGTCCCTCAAGACCGCCACTACATCATTGACTCGCGCACCGGCACCGTGCAGTTTGGCCCATTGATTCGTGAACCAGGTCAAATTCAGCAGCAGACGCTATTGCGTGCCAGATTCCAAATGACAGAACCAGCAGAGAGAGAACGGCTACTCAACTCAGGAATAGGTGAGGAAACAGTTAACTCTTTAGAGCGGCAATATGGGGCTGTACCGCCGAGAGGCTCCTCGATTAGTATGGTTGCCTATCGCATTGGCGGTGGTGTGAAAGGAAATGTCCAAGTTGGCTCGATCAGAGTTTTGAAAAATTCTCTGCCTTACGTTGCTAGCGTCGTCAACTACAAACCCGGACGCAACGGGAAGAATGCTGAATCTTTAGAAGAAGCAGCAATCCGAGTGCCAGCAATGCTTCGCACTCGCGATCGCGCTGTGACTGCTGAAGATTTTGAAGCTCTAGCCATCAAAGCCTCTGGTGGCGCTATTGCCCGTGTCCGCTGCTTGCCTGCCAAAGCCATTACCGAAGCTGGTATAGTGCGTCTGCTACTATTACCGCAAGCAAATACAGATGGAATTGCTCGCGCTCAAGGTATGGAACCAGAGCAATTTGCCCTCAGCCCCCAACTGACCGAGCAAATTTTGGACTATCTCAATGAGCGGCGACTATTGGGGGTGCAGGTACGCTTGCAAGAACCAGAGTATGTGGGGGTAGCAGTGCAAACTGAAGTAGCCCTAGAGCCAGAATATAGCCATTCTCGCGCCCAACAAGAAATCCTCTCAAAATTGCAAGTTGCCCTTTACCGCTTTCTCAATCCCCTGACTGGGGGACCAGAAGGTAAAGGCTGGCCATTTGGTCGCCCCGTTTATCCTTCAGATATTGTGACTTTGTTCCAGCAAATTTCTGGGGTGCGCTACTTGGGCGTAGTGCAGTTGTTTGAGTTACGCAAACAAGGTACAAACTGGGTGCGATCGCTGCCGCAAAATCCAGTCATCGATCCTGGTCCATTGGGTTTAGTTTGCTCCTGGCAGAACCCCCAACTCCGCTCTGGTCACATTATTAACTTGATTTAA
- a CDS encoding GPW/gp25 family protein: MSDATNNRQSHLGTGCSFPLRVNVQGSIQLSSAERNIEESIWLILGTQLGERLYRPNFGSRLSELTFAPMNTQTLLLLRLHVQEALQMWEPRIVVDAVRTEADPVRGRVDIMLEYHPKGSHDARSLVYPFYLLPRGE, translated from the coding sequence ATGTCAGATGCAACTAATAATCGACAATCCCACCTGGGTACAGGATGCTCATTCCCTCTACGAGTGAATGTACAGGGAAGTATTCAACTCAGTTCAGCAGAGCGGAATATTGAAGAATCTATTTGGTTGATCCTAGGCACGCAATTAGGCGAACGGCTTTATCGACCTAACTTTGGATCGCGGCTTTCAGAATTGACTTTCGCACCCATGAATACTCAAACTTTACTGCTGCTGCGACTACATGTGCAGGAGGCTTTGCAAATGTGGGAGCCGCGGATTGTTGTGGATGCAGTGCGTACTGAAGCCGATCCAGTGCGGGGTCGAGTAGACATTATGTTGGAATATCACCCCAAGGGAAGCCATGATGCTCGCAGTTTGGTCTATCCCTTTTATTTGTTGCCACGAGGGGAGTAA
- a CDS encoding phage tail protein, with product MPVNSKSEKNGNNTRELSYVTANRFYVEIESSITACFTECSGLGVDLDYKTQYEGGVNDQQRVLLGQVKFSPVTLKRGITNDLVFWHWLEQILTQKDPSRNHASSTKNRRNVNILLFNQAGETMQRWTLIGAVPVGWKAPSLNADSNSVAIEELTLIYEGLKVSNQQSKSSGSGASILKAGRDDKGYFASY from the coding sequence ATGCCAGTCAACAGCAAATCTGAAAAAAATGGCAATAACACCCGCGAACTTAGCTACGTTACAGCCAATCGCTTTTATGTAGAAATAGAGAGTAGTATTACTGCCTGTTTTACTGAGTGTTCGGGTTTGGGTGTGGACTTGGATTACAAAACTCAATATGAAGGTGGTGTTAACGATCAGCAAAGAGTTTTGTTAGGACAAGTCAAATTTTCGCCCGTCACACTCAAACGCGGCATCACTAACGATCTGGTTTTTTGGCATTGGCTAGAGCAGATATTGACCCAAAAAGACCCCAGTCGCAATCATGCTAGCAGCACTAAAAACCGCCGCAATGTCAATATTTTGCTCTTCAATCAAGCGGGGGAAACTATGCAGCGTTGGACACTTATTGGTGCAGTTCCTGTTGGGTGGAAAGCCCCATCTTTAAATGCAGATAGCAACTCTGTCGCCATTGAAGAATTAACTTTAATCTATGAAGGATTAAAGGTTAGTAATCAGCAATCAAAATCTAGTGGTAGCGGAGCATCTATCCTTAAGGCCGGACGCGACGATAAGGGATATTTCGCTAGTTACTAA
- a CDS encoding phage tail protein: MSQARSSSSLYLQLTPMQIPETAISTGIGGSEQMRRVRGASLLQEHTPASNSLVLYPGEPSEMVVKIKNLGTRVLQLHLESQGNFPAFWCRTHLEAQTIAPNQEIYALLYFRVPENFFESDRSLAADQSLVLDYHSRIDVSYTEIDSRQPVCESASFSLHVRPRSLYLDFLPGIYRETDFIGRLLHIFEQAFEPTVGILDSLSAYLNPLTAPEALLPFLAYWVGWPIDSRWSVMRQRYLIGQALELYRWRGTRRGLRLYLHLYTDLPLDEHLPEAQKHIGIEEIFSEGFILGGTRLGEDSLLGGGRPYHFIVHLRLDPGKEVDISLVREVIEREKPAFCTYDLFIEQSN, translated from the coding sequence ATGTCCCAAGCCCGCTCTAGTTCTTCCTTATATCTGCAACTTACTCCCATGCAGATCCCCGAAACAGCTATATCAACGGGGATAGGAGGATCTGAGCAGATGCGGCGCGTACGCGGTGCGTCTTTGCTTCAGGAGCATACTCCTGCTAGCAACTCCTTGGTTTTATACCCAGGAGAACCTAGTGAAATGGTAGTAAAAATTAAAAATCTGGGAACTCGGGTGCTGCAATTGCACCTAGAAAGTCAGGGGAATTTTCCAGCTTTTTGGTGTCGCACCCATCTGGAAGCGCAGACAATTGCGCCAAATCAGGAGATTTATGCATTGCTATACTTCCGGGTGCCAGAAAATTTCTTTGAGTCAGATCGGTCTTTAGCTGCTGACCAGTCTCTAGTTCTCGATTATCATAGCCGCATTGATGTCAGCTATACGGAAATAGATAGCCGTCAGCCAGTCTGTGAATCTGCCAGCTTCAGCTTACACGTGCGACCGCGTAGCCTGTACCTCGATTTCTTACCAGGCATTTACCGCGAAACAGATTTTATCGGTCGCTTGCTGCACATTTTTGAGCAGGCATTTGAACCGACGGTGGGGATTCTAGATAGCTTATCGGCTTATCTAAATCCGTTAACTGCTCCAGAAGCATTGCTGCCGTTTCTAGCTTATTGGGTAGGTTGGCCGATAGACTCTCGCTGGAGCGTTATGCGCCAGCGTTATCTGATTGGTCAAGCTTTAGAGCTTTACCGTTGGCGGGGTACACGTCGCGGTTTGCGGCTATACCTGCATCTCTATACAGACTTGCCCTTAGATGAGCATCTGCCTGAAGCCCAGAAGCATATCGGTATTGAGGAAATCTTTAGCGAAGGCTTTATTTTAGGAGGAACACGCCTTGGAGAAGACTCGTTGCTGGGGGGTGGGCGTCCCTATCACTTCATTGTCCACCTGCGTCTCGATCCAGGTAAGGAGGTAGATATAAGTTTGGTGCGAGAGGTGATTGAACGAGAAAAGCCAGCTTTTTGCACATACGACCTCTTTATTGAACAAAGCAATTAG
- a CDS encoding substrate-binding domain-containing protein yields MLTNIPQILLKAYLQRYNSPVRLNRYNFLERFLWIKPILEEIKPELFPPDVEEETATTEADKPAATHYANELHYIQYRCQTRNPLNCTFPQQAVQEDARARYCLKCSFPATLAEQTNLKGNRGTYTVENLLGRRGMGRLYRGTQLGDSQPVTIKEYLLPQKVFNGEELSQHKAAFISLAGLNLADGRMQDFRLIFPWEAIADPTNLVEERCYLITKNKLDTYPTLSSYLADNGAMTPAQVQQVLNQVLQTLEFLHEQKFSLPSGQVRQGLAHGNLNLHSLLIDKESFFIYLCDLALWENLFNPPSTPATKPLPANDLSALGHVAFNLLIGNPLDPVSGTPFNPKDYPQWTLISPHLQEFILRLVGIDIPFASASTARQALLKLPPEKQIAINDLLVEEEKPEQIKVSHTPLIIFGTTLGLLLLGGLIWFLASKLHNQEATESDFLVCCIKDAPPLPNGKFTYAGEANGTWTYVLQKPNLIAKDKTLETELQKQLRKSQLNYKTIDYEANPSAAKNAVIKQVRAGKINFAITTLVSQQSNDLTYKEFAYDGLVVFVNFSYSKRQESLPNALKGKITFEQLRKLYTGQISNWRQLGGPDLPVKLYIPTETEALQIFEQRVLKDKLSIEAFRSLWQNNKKEANSYKITQLPTFATLREVIKDFEDDGVGGIAFGTLSKVFGQCSAYPLAVVDQGEPVQSIVQNNGLQIDPTTDLCNNKGSYYPNVQLFSTGKYPLAYPITVVYARDNRRSAVGAKFANILQTRESQQLLSKTGLIPLQPLPKN; encoded by the coding sequence GTGTTGACAAATATTCCCCAAATTTTACTTAAAGCCTACTTGCAGAGGTACAATTCCCCTGTTAGGTTGAATCGCTATAACTTTCTAGAGCGATTTTTATGGATTAAGCCCATTCTGGAAGAAATAAAACCAGAACTATTTCCCCCAGATGTGGAAGAAGAAACTGCAACAACAGAAGCAGACAAACCTGCTGCGACACACTATGCAAATGAATTGCATTACATACAGTATCGCTGCCAAACTCGCAACCCATTAAACTGCACTTTTCCCCAACAAGCAGTGCAGGAAGATGCAAGAGCTAGGTATTGCCTAAAATGCAGTTTCCCAGCCACCTTAGCAGAGCAAACCAATCTCAAAGGTAATCGGGGAACTTACACAGTTGAAAATTTACTGGGCAGGCGGGGAATGGGGCGTTTGTACCGAGGTACCCAACTCGGTGACAGCCAGCCAGTAACAATAAAAGAATATCTACTGCCACAAAAAGTTTTCAACGGCGAGGAATTAAGTCAGCACAAAGCCGCTTTTATCAGCTTGGCCGGATTGAATTTAGCTGACGGCAGAATGCAAGACTTTCGCCTGATCTTCCCTTGGGAAGCGATCGCTGATCCGACTAATCTAGTTGAAGAACGCTGCTACCTGATCACCAAGAACAAATTAGATACCTATCCCACTCTTAGCAGTTACCTTGCTGATAATGGTGCCATGACTCCTGCCCAAGTGCAGCAAGTCCTCAACCAAGTTTTACAAACGCTGGAATTTCTTCACGAACAGAAATTTTCTCTGCCTTCAGGTCAAGTTCGACAGGGATTAGCCCACGGCAATCTCAATCTCCACAGCCTACTCATAGACAAAGAATCATTTTTTATCTATCTTTGCGACCTTGCTCTGTGGGAAAATCTATTTAACCCACCAAGTACCCCAGCAACCAAACCATTACCAGCAAATGACTTATCGGCATTGGGGCACGTCGCTTTTAATTTACTTATAGGCAACCCACTAGACCCGGTTTCGGGCACACCGTTTAACCCCAAAGACTACCCCCAGTGGACGTTAATCAGCCCTCATCTCCAAGAATTTATCCTGCGCTTGGTGGGCATCGATATTCCTTTTGCAAGTGCTAGCACTGCCCGTCAAGCCTTATTGAAACTGCCACCAGAAAAGCAAATAGCAATTAATGATTTGCTAGTAGAAGAGGAAAAGCCAGAACAGATTAAAGTTTCTCATACGCCCTTAATTATTTTTGGTACTACTCTTGGCTTGCTCTTGTTAGGAGGATTAATTTGGTTTTTAGCCTCGAAACTCCACAATCAGGAGGCAACTGAGAGCGACTTTCTTGTTTGCTGTATTAAAGACGCGCCGCCGCTGCCTAATGGCAAATTTACTTACGCAGGTGAAGCAAACGGAACGTGGACTTATGTACTGCAAAAGCCAAATCTAATTGCTAAAGACAAAACTTTAGAAACAGAACTGCAAAAACAGCTACGGAAATCGCAACTGAACTACAAAACTATTGATTATGAAGCCAATCCGTCTGCTGCTAAGAATGCAGTTATTAAACAAGTCCGTGCAGGGAAAATCAACTTTGCCATCACTACCTTAGTTAGTCAGCAAAGTAATGACTTAACTTATAAAGAATTTGCTTATGATGGCTTAGTTGTATTCGTTAACTTCAGCTATTCCAAAAGGCAAGAAAGTCTTCCGAATGCCCTGAAGGGAAAAATTACATTTGAACAATTGCGTAAACTTTACACAGGACAAATCAGCAATTGGCGACAACTTGGAGGCCCGGATTTACCAGTTAAACTATATATCCCAACTGAAACTGAAGCATTGCAAATATTTGAGCAGCGGGTACTCAAAGATAAATTATCTATTGAGGCTTTTAGAAGTTTGTGGCAAAACAATAAGAAAGAAGCTAATTCCTATAAAATTACTCAATTGCCTACTTTTGCTACTTTGCGAGAAGTGATTAAAGATTTCGAGGATGATGGAGTTGGTGGAATTGCATTTGGGACACTTAGCAAAGTTTTTGGTCAATGTTCTGCTTATCCTCTAGCTGTAGTAGATCAAGGAGAGCCTGTCCAATCCATTGTGCAAAATAACGGCTTGCAAATAGATCCAACTACAGATTTGTGCAATAACAAAGGTAGTTATTATCCGAATGTGCAGCTTTTTAGTACAGGAAAATATCCCTTAGCGTATCCTATTACTGTAGTCTATGCACGAGATAATAGACGCTCTGCTGTAGGTGCCAAGTTTGCTAATATTCTTCAGACTAGAGAAAGCCAGCAACTTCTCAGCAAAACGGGGCTGATACCGTTGCAACCTTTACCTAAAAATTGA
- a CDS encoding Vat family streptogramin A O-acetyltransferase, with amino-acid sequence MLYGADPKDKHPMKGFPQVCFIQNTVSNPNIIIGDYTYYDDPENSEDFERNVLYHFPFSGDRLIIGKFCALARGIKFIMNGANHKLDGFSTYPFFGFKNGWEKVLPQPEELPYKGDTVVGNDVWIGYEAVIMPGVQVGDGAIIAAKSVVVGNVSPYTIVGGNPARCIRQRFDDEVIQALLEVAWWNWDIGKITRNLEKIVAADIEALIKSE; translated from the coding sequence ATTTTGTACGGAGCCGATCCGAAAGATAAGCATCCAATGAAGGGATTTCCCCAAGTCTGCTTCATTCAGAACACTGTATCTAATCCCAATATCATCATTGGAGATTATACATACTACGACGATCCTGAAAATTCGGAAGATTTTGAGCGTAATGTTTTGTATCATTTCCCCTTTAGTGGCGATCGCCTAATCATCGGGAAATTTTGTGCCTTGGCAAGAGGCATAAAGTTTATCATGAATGGTGCAAATCACAAGTTGGATGGGTTTTCGACTTATCCGTTTTTTGGCTTCAAAAATGGCTGGGAAAAAGTTCTCCCTCAACCAGAAGAATTGCCTTACAAAGGTGATACCGTCGTCGGTAACGATGTTTGGATTGGTTATGAAGCGGTGATCATGCCAGGGGTGCAGGTAGGAGACGGAGCAATCATTGCAGCCAAGTCAGTCGTCGTGGGTAATGTCTCGCCTTATACAATTGTCGGAGGCAATCCAGCTAGATGTATCCGCCAGCGCTTTGATGATGAAGTGATCCAAGCACTACTTGAAGTCGCTTGGTGGAATTGGGATATTGGGAAAATTACACGCAATTTGGAGAAGATTGTAGCGGCAGATATTGAAGCGTTAATAAAGTCTGAGTAG